In a genomic window of Wyeomyia smithii strain HCP4-BCI-WySm-NY-G18 chromosome 1, ASM2978416v1, whole genome shotgun sequence:
- the LOC129722890 gene encoding zinc finger protein 271-like gives MLLRQVISASNAIEEIYIVKREDESDEDNPPVCQLLPETGAVPVAMVSSMIKANTQTATEEIKSEPDDDQCSIADLSVQMSATIATNSDENCGVKAIEIDTQILNTIKSEDEDDIPLAARMRKRKSNKIRQKNDSCRRNADTDMSDSNGEYKIDDNGKPNCNELKCNICLLNFTTRTLLKHHLQKNHFGMLPFSCAQCVPSEARSLCSLNRHFGMHDSTKPHKCYYCEARFSLRIYRTAHQRRFHKEDLENDTIRNANRRFICRYCNKRFAAKYNLERHERNHEMKITNDESFLNRRNKCFLCDSKPCDTKEALHTHLSIHVDKLPYSCELCEDTSIITSIRLLNKHLASHEESEKPIKCVYCNERFISVGACQAHERTHAQEKQADEVAVAKIESERISTKIIIVDGMKRYECGYCGNSYSLLSTLRRHENIHTGKIQYICKVCGKIFNKSSCLLQHERTHLQDAPYKCEICGRGFKETIRLIEHRRIHSGERPFACQFCFQSFRIKPLLKEHTMQCNSPKLNMECKCRFCNAIFDGYHDFQDHVLKDHPAIIEETQCDFCDLRFKSAMHLVEHEYNHRNPNSIKCGICGRIFKQLSNLRRHQRLHSNDAIPFQCDLCGKSFSQSGALKVHKRIHSGEKPYKCDLCDKTFYHSSTMNRHKRSHYRTKSRLFLFGDQLRLSINQLEKKPTDTKAVPVALMHHSQMIADQVFGMAESNDLIDFSPTTISMTNEKKRFSQSQVPGNSSHHKMVIGSFEINTKNTENRSTTEPESVHNYALSSELLIPQTILQHQEQACITNDSNSTGLNIIR, from the exons ATGCTTCTCAG ACAAGTTATATCCGCTAGTAATGCAATCGAAGAGATCTACATAGTGAAACGTGAGGATGAGAGTGACGAAGACAATCCTCCAGTGTGTCAGCTTCTTCCGGAAACCGGAGCTGTACCAGTGGCAATGGTTTCTTCCATGATCAAAGCGAACACTCAAACAGCAACAGAGGAAATCAAAAGCGAACCGGACGATGATCAATGTAGTATCGCAGATTTGTCTGTACAGATGAGCGCAACAATTGCAACAAACTCAGATGAAAATTGTGGCGTTAAAGCTATCGAAATTGACACTCAAATCTTGAATACGATAAAAAGTGAGGATGAAGATGATATTCCATTAGCAGCTCGAATGAGGAAACGGAAATCGAACAAAATCCGCCAGAAAAACGATTCTTGTAGAAGAAATGCAGATACGGATATGAGTGATTCCAATGGCGAATACAAGATTGATGACAATGGCAAGCCAAACTGTAATGAATTAAAATGCAATATTTGTCTTCTAAATTTTACAACAAGGACCCTTTTGAAACATCActtacaaaaaaatcattttgggATGCTTCCATTTAGTTGTGCTCAATGTGTGCCTAGTGAGGCCAGAAGTCTTTGTTCGTTGAACCGTCACTTTGGAATGCATGATTCAACTAAACCCCACAAGTGTTATTACTGTGAAGCGCGTTTTTCATTACGAATTTATAGGACAGCTCATCAGAGGCGCTTTCATAAAGAGGATTTGGAAAACGATACCATTAGAAATGCGAACCGTCGATTCATTTGTCGATATTGCAATAAACGGTTCGCTGCAAAATATAATCTTGAACGCCATGAACGAAatcatgaaatgaaaataactAACGATGAGTCCTTCTTGAATAGAAGAAATAAGTGTTTCTTATGTGATTCAAAACCGTGTGATACAAAAGAAGCGCTTCATACTCATTTAAGTATTCATGTCGACAAACTTCCCTATTCTTGCGAACTCTGTGAAGATACTTCTATTATCACGTCCATCCGACTGCTCAATAAGCATTTAGCTTCGCACGAGGAGTCTGAAAAACCTATCAAATGCGTATATTGCAATGAGAGATTTATATCCGTGGGTGCTTGCCAAGCTCATGAACGAACTCACGCTCAGGAGAAACAGGCAGACGAAGTTGCTGTTGCCAAAATTGAAAGTGAGCGTATTTCAACGAAAATAATAATAGTAGATGGTATGAAACGCTATGAGTGTGGTTATTGTGGAAATTCGTATTCTTTGTTGAGCACTTTGCGAAGGCACGAGAATATTCACACTGGAAAGATTCAATACATTTGCAAGGTTTGTGGTAAAATCTTCAATAAATCATCCTGCTTACTGCAGCATGAAAGAACTCATCTGCAGGATGCACCTTACAAGTGTGAAATTTGCGGTCGTGGATTCAAGGAAACAATAAGACTCATTGAGCATCGGCGAATTCACAGTGGAGAGCGCCCGTTCGCATGCCAATTTTGTTTCCAAAGCTTCCGAATCAAACCACTGCTAAAAGAGCATACCATGCAATGCAATTCGCCAAAATTGAATATGGAATGTAAATGTCGTTTTTGCAATGCCATTTTTGACGGGTATCATGACTTTCAAGACCATGTTCTAAAAGACCATCCAGCCATTATCGAAGAGACGCAATGCGATTTTTGTGATTTGCGATTCAAGAGTGCTATGCATTTGGTGGAGCATGAATATAACCATCGAAATCCTAATTCAATAAAGTGTGGCATTTGCGGAAGAATATTTAAACAGCTTTCGAATCTTCGACGTCATCAACGTTTACACAGTAATGACGCTATTCCTTTTCAATGCGATTTATGCGGAAAAAGTTTTTCACAGAGTGGAGCCCTCAAAGTACACAAACGCATCCATTCAG GGGAAAAGCCTTATAAGTGTGATTTGTGTGATAAAACTTTCTACCACAGTTCCACTATGAACAGACACAAACGTTCCCACTATAGAACCAAGAGCAGGTTATTTTTATTTGGCGACCAACTCCGATTATCAATTAATCAACTTGAAAAAAAGCCTACTGATACGAAAGCTGTACCTGTTGCTCTTATGCATCATTCTCAAATGATTGCCGACCAAGTGTTTGGAATGGCAGAATCGaatgatttgattgatttttcaCCGACAACGATTTCTATGACTAATGAGAAGAaacgtttttctcaatcacaAGTGCCTGGTAATTCGTCACATCATAAAATGGTGATTGGAAGTTTCGAAATAAACACTAAAAATACGGAGAATCGCAGCACAACGGAACCGGAAAGCGTACACAACTATGCGTTAAGTTCGGAGCTGTTAATTCCGCAAACCATACTACAACATCAGGAGCAAGCGTGCATCACAAATGATTCTAACTCTACAGGCCTCAATATAATTCGATAG
- the LOC129727394 gene encoding coiled-coil domain-containing protein 12 translates to MTDTVGTLETEALKRKERLKNLKRKQEAYNTETVQSGDSIPKPIFRNYRSESEEIIENAAKEVLPVDVDSEISSQLDLMKTTIAIEDIDIANLAPRKPDWDLKRDVSKKLEKLERRTQKAIAELIRDRLKAGQGDILQVVNVAAATIERSPEMEN, encoded by the exons ATGACAGACACCGTAGGTACACTCGAAACAGAAGCTCTCAAGCGAAAAGAGCGGCTTAAAAATCTCAAACGAAAACAGGAAGCATATAATACCGAGACAGTTCAATCTGGTGATAGCATTCCAAA GCCCATTTTTCGTAACTACCGTTCAGAAAGTGAAGAAATAATAGAAAATGCGGCCAAGGAAGTTTTGCCTGTGGATGTAGATTCAGAAATCAGCTCACAACTGGACCTAATGAAAACAACTATTGCGATTGAAGACATTGATATAGCAAACCTTGCCCCAAGGAAACCGGACTGGGACTTGAAACGAGATGTTtctaaaaaacttgaaaaattagAGCGGAGAACGCAGAAAGCAATAGCAGAGTTAATCCGAGATCGCCTAAAAGCAGGCCAGGGTGATATTCTTCAGGTTGTTAATGTTGCCGCAGCAACTATTGAAAGATCGCCAGAAATGGAAAATTGA
- the LOC129727384 gene encoding tropomyosin-2 isoform X2: MDKYFIDLHRRRGVKVLFPCYQLPLNADNHGIHTMQKYSVVMEKMDLQNLIDQTADYACRVQQYQLELASRDDTINRLQNDVRSLNTKLQDQENLIFNRNTEELNRLQQTIKHMNDAKEIEEKRLKAMLSAMQEKIDQQNREILVVNERLLQDTKLCESLREENNKLKSHTAQARNEIDRLKAELHSCQNRDGRNEAVIMDLRKQMIELQSKYKINEKQKSELEAELEAEKKICQTKKNALLLTTDELSNANIIISNLNKEIIRLKNKVELRTEIAMRQEKLIQDKEKDYIELQDTVKKIQQEHLKNRVLSEDYAQNVRTIKETSEAIEEKYRKKINDLILRVSQCQNMESNSIVNSHLGNQYLKLQNRIE; encoded by the exons ATggataaatattttatagactTGCACAGACGAAGAGGAGTGAAAGTTCTATTTCCTTGTTATCAGTTACCGTTGAATGCAGACAATCATGGAATACACACTATGCAAAAATACAGTGTTGTTATGGAAAAAATGGATTTGCAAAACTTAATT GATCAAACAGCCGATTATGCATGTCGAGTTCAACAGTATCAACTTGAACTTGCTTCGCGGGATGATACAATCAATCGATTACAAAACGATGTTCGATCCCTGAATACTAAATTACAGGATCAagagaatttaattttcaatcgaaATACGGAAGAGTTAAACCGACTTCAACAAACAATCAAGCATATGAATGATGCAAAAGAAATAGAAGAAAAGCGGTTAAAAGCAATGCTTTCTGCCATGCAAGAAAAAATCGATCAGCAAAATAGGGAGATTTTGGTTGTTAATGAGAGACTACT gcAAGATACTAAACTTTGCGAATCTCTACGAGAGGAGAACAATAAGTTAAAATCACATACTGCTCAAGCTCGTAATGAAATCGATCGGTTAAAGGCAGAATTACATTCCTGCCAAAATCGCGATGGAAGAAATGAGGCTGTGATTATGGATTTACGTAAGCAAATGATTGAATTGCAGAGTAAATATAAAATCAATGAAAAGCAAAAATCTGAACTTGAAGCTGAGTTAGAAGCTGAGAAGAAAATTtgtcaaacgaaaaaaaatgcattgcTTCTTACAACGGATGAGCTATCCAACGCCAACATAATAATAAGTAATTTGAACAAAGAAATTATAAGACTAAAGAATAAGGTTGAACTACGTACAGAGATTGCGATGAGACAAGAAAAACTTATTCAGGATAAAGAAAAGGATTACATTGAATTGCAAGACAccgtcaagaaaatacaacagGAACACCTCAAAAATCGCGTATTAAGCGAAGATTATGCACAAAATGTGCGAACAATTAAAGAGACTTCCGAGGCGATTGAAGAAAAGTACCGGAAAA aaatcaaTGATCTTATATTGAGAGTATCTCAATGTCAAAATATGGAATCAAACTCAATTGTGAATTCTCATCTTGGAAATCAATATCTTAAGCTTCAAAATCGGATAGAGTAA
- the LOC129727384 gene encoding spindle assembly abnormal protein 6 homolog isoform X1, with the protein MDKYFIDLHRRRGVKVLFPCYQLPLNADNHGIHTMQKYSVVMEKMDLQNLIQIRLTECTDQSKMFISTIDNNSYEQIRTEQSLHVTFQGFIDHLTKILECCKKEELHISLVQNNNLYLLQFYEKSSFKNLMHLFLRIEPATTETVLFHINLSLQSFQDQTADYACRVQQYQLELASRDDTINRLQNDVRSLNTKLQDQENLIFNRNTEELNRLQQTIKHMNDAKEIEEKRLKAMLSAMQEKIDQQNREILVVNERLLQDTKLCESLREENNKLKSHTAQARNEIDRLKAELHSCQNRDGRNEAVIMDLRKQMIELQSKYKINEKQKSELEAELEAEKKICQTKKNALLLTTDELSNANIIISNLNKEIIRLKNKVELRTEIAMRQEKLIQDKEKDYIELQDTVKKIQQEHLKNRVLSEDYAQNVRTIKETSEAIEEKYRKKINDLILRVSQCQNMESNSIVNSHLGNQYLKLQNRIE; encoded by the exons ATggataaatattttatagactTGCACAGACGAAGAGGAGTGAAAGTTCTATTTCCTTGTTATCAGTTACCGTTGAATGCAGACAATCATGGAATACACACTATGCAAAAATACAGTGTTGTTATGGAAAAAATGGATTTGCAAAACTTAATT CAAATTCGTTTAACTGAATGTACCGATCAATCAAAAATGTTCATTAGTACAATTGACAATAATAGTTATGAGCAAATTCGAACAGAGCAGTCACTGCATGTCACATTCCAAGGTTTCATTGATCATCTCACAAAAATCTTAGAATGTTGTAAAAAGGAAGAGCTTCACATTAGTCTGGTGCAAAACAATAACCTCTATTTGTTGCAGTTTTATGAGAAAAGTTCTTTCAAAAATCTTATGCACCTCTTTCTACGAATAGAACCGGCAACAACAGAAACAGTATTGTTTCACATCAATCTTTCGCTACAATCGTTCCAGGATCAAACAGCCGATTATGCATGTCGAGTTCAACAGTATCAACTTGAACTTGCTTCGCGGGATGATACAATCAATCGATTACAAAACGATGTTCGATCCCTGAATACTAAATTACAGGATCAagagaatttaattttcaatcgaaATACGGAAGAGTTAAACCGACTTCAACAAACAATCAAGCATATGAATGATGCAAAAGAAATAGAAGAAAAGCGGTTAAAAGCAATGCTTTCTGCCATGCAAGAAAAAATCGATCAGCAAAATAGGGAGATTTTGGTTGTTAATGAGAGACTACT gcAAGATACTAAACTTTGCGAATCTCTACGAGAGGAGAACAATAAGTTAAAATCACATACTGCTCAAGCTCGTAATGAAATCGATCGGTTAAAGGCAGAATTACATTCCTGCCAAAATCGCGATGGAAGAAATGAGGCTGTGATTATGGATTTACGTAAGCAAATGATTGAATTGCAGAGTAAATATAAAATCAATGAAAAGCAAAAATCTGAACTTGAAGCTGAGTTAGAAGCTGAGAAGAAAATTtgtcaaacgaaaaaaaatgcattgcTTCTTACAACGGATGAGCTATCCAACGCCAACATAATAATAAGTAATTTGAACAAAGAAATTATAAGACTAAAGAATAAGGTTGAACTACGTACAGAGATTGCGATGAGACAAGAAAAACTTATTCAGGATAAAGAAAAGGATTACATTGAATTGCAAGACAccgtcaagaaaatacaacagGAACACCTCAAAAATCGCGTATTAAGCGAAGATTATGCACAAAATGTGCGAACAATTAAAGAGACTTCCGAGGCGATTGAAGAAAAGTACCGGAAAA aaatcaaTGATCTTATATTGAGAGTATCTCAATGTCAAAATATGGAATCAAACTCAATTGTGAATTCTCATCTTGGAAATCAATATCTTAAGCTTCAAAATCGGATAGAGTAA
- the LOC129722241 gene encoding transmembrane protein 132E, with amino-acid sequence MDFRIMLMLFTVTAAAVEVHFETPDSGFFLKHSPRQTSLSTSSSKGRQSADSVLSIDRFTVVQTSQPVSIRASYGPFSTKQTVPARYIVPDAMESSSDSSQNATAALMDLQQTNLHLDISAHLVKNNIPRDAPVLRVLFHAGADPGGHLQRQKICVLLHASIGNKTPLKGRCMPEGEDGVCVAEVVIPSNWWPPLPPPERDGRTLITQKTPQRLVQVSYSVFEPPTRSPELCEPKVQIQPLTLFAKIPLVQSQMPYKDLRADETLTMMVPQQPLYPLSKIHVPVFLHSEAGQNIAVFIVRARVKTGMRILGASASSEDWNVSVEKENTKHTVARVTAFRKDQDPDSPVVTAEDISSNRVQEVFSWLLEVANDTKDHWDGGRIVWSVSYVHDGPKIKELSAEAPNTPHEEGKKKIVAKLEIQKDDIQAVLPIAKNWELMNTAVLTGRQVSQAMKVFIVSQGGKVADVTLQSSCQAEDESVVKVSSSCSSVYVDGSEARGSSNATVLVKYGTYSGLAKFTVWMPEFPLEVSVADFRLSQIKGWKIPEDHIGSLNGKMRRRKRAYGWNHHADDFVNGVPTERNICRARYQQSPVEVYARFLAVDQDSGRVSYLISRRTGLRVTDLVQQLLRVADPKIATLRGRTLQGRAMGRTDVQVLSPITGRVIGAREVRVGSDKVSINRLLVRVVSGLQLSISSDSAIENGYIAETPVTRKLTAQYQEGLLDIDLEFSDGSKTPLRDISVDDYFLLVESLDTEVVAFAPMLASHHPRVIAVGEGNGDLLRVTLLLSEECRLRRNIPVSKQSIKSSVGPLVSALASVQVDFSISEIGTRPDTVQNDGAAGRDRKPGRELSDLADILIGIPLKDDNSQQPSALQPSRQHRGGIPGYTNNKSVVYADATSLEIGMYVLLAAFCLAIGVFVISCVVYASKFRPVTIDVTGEASVRDGMGNASILGVKGTESTTNAHDWVWLGRATVDRSSNGQELSGNTRDSRMHIINNPMSLKYGDAEESIVQINSFNNPNQMQLPSSARDSLINSCTYNKRERGSRINDENEKAPPLPPHGIPVIKGTEYRPPVPPHRSMGVIANRLQQPVIQIRNSRQRVHTRHNRNGGSSISTTNPAFEIQLHGAPSQRNLSFTQQQINAALFNNNIPQYSVHPVVRQSTKSPHSFENMGFSVLPQSQHFSMVCPSNGRNSEELHMAERLVQQCSQKSVFKFDTINNASSNKNKVASLCNNNLVEANSIREDAPVMVQTTAEISALPASSDMRCSQKENSSSEIKTLESSSDGNGGFVTPPNEEPENQLHHQQNQSIIPKPPHPLKHNKPTVVGNPMFANTPESELGPGESLGLDDLDMDYEQIMHYFDNLKESNA; translated from the exons ATGGATTTCCGGATTATGCTAATGTTATTTACTG TGACAGCGGCTGCAGTGGAAGTTCATTTTGAGACGCCAGATAGCGGCTTTTTTCTAAAACACTCGCCACGACAGACTTCACTTTCAACATCGTCTAGTAAAGGACGCCAGAGTGCAGATTCAGTTTTATCGATAGATAGGTTTACTGTAGTACAAACGAGTCAACCGGTCTCGATACGGGCCAGTTATGGTCCATTCTCTACCAAACAGACGGTCCCTGCCAGGTACATCGTACCAGATGCTATGGAGTCTTCTAGCGATTCGTCACAGAATGCAACTGCGGCATTAATGGATTTACAACAAACCAATCTTCATCTGGACATATCTGCACATCTTGTCAAGAATAATATTCCACGCGATGCACCAGTGTTACGCGTATTATTCCATGCAGGAGCCGATCCTGGTGGACATTTGCAGCGTCAAAAAATTTGTGTTCTTCTGCATGCTTCAATAGGCAATAAAACACCATTGAAGGGTCGTTGCATGCCAGAGGGAGAAGATGGCGTCTGTGTTGCAGAAGTTGTCATCCCTTCGAATTGGTGGCCTCCACTACCCCCTCCAGAAAGGGATGGCCGTACACTCATTACTCAGAAGACTCCACAGCGACTGGTGCAAGTTTCCTACAGTGTATTCGAACCACCAACAAGAAGTCCAGAACTCTGTGAACCCAAAGTACAAATTCAGCCATTAACTCTGTTTGCAAAAATTCCTCTTGTGCAATCTCAAATGCCCTACAAAGATCTACGAGCTGACGAAACTCTCACGATGATGGTTCCTCAGCAACCATTATATCCTTTGTCCAAAATTCATGTACCAGTATTCCTACACTCGGAAGCAGGACAAAATATTGCAGTATTCATCGTTAG AGCCCGTGTCAAGACAGGCATGCGTATACTTGGTGCGAGTGCATCATCTGAAGATTGGAATGTCTCTGTAGAGAAAGAAAATACCAAGCATACTGTTGCAAGAGTGACCGCTTTTCGGAAGGATCAGGACCCGGATTCACCTGTCGTTACAGCTGAAGATATAAGTTCTAATAG GGTGCAGGAAGTATTTTCTTGGCTTCTAGAAGTCGCAAATGATACCAAAGATCATTGGGATGGAGGACGTATTGTATGGTCTGTTAGTTACGTACATGACGGACCAAAAATTAAAGAACTCTCTGCGGAAGCGCCCAATACACCGCACGAGGAAGGCAAAAAGAAAATTGTAGCTAAACTGGAAATACAGAAGGATGACATACAAGCTGTGCTACCAATTGCTAAG aattgggAATTGATGAATACTGCAGTTCTAACTGGACGACAAGTATCTCAAGCAATGAAGGTGTTCATTGTGTCACAAGGAGGAAAAGTGGCAGATGTAACGCTTCAATCTTCATGTCAAGCAGAGGATGAGAGCGTTGTCAAA GTCTCATCATCCTGCAGTTCAGTATACGTAGATGGTTCAGAGGCCAGAGGTTCATCCAACGCAACTGTATTGGTCAAATACGGTACGTATTCTGGATTAGCAAAATTTACAGTATGGATGCCAGAATTTCCGCTGGAAGTGTCTGTAGCAGATTTTCGTTTGTCACAGATCAAAGGTTGGAAAATTCCCGAGGATCATATTGG aaGTTTAAATGGTAAAATGCGTCGACGTAAACGGGCTTATGGTTGGAACCACCATGCAGATGACTTTGTTAATGGCGTACCGACTGAGAGAAATATCTGCCGAGCTCGCTATCAACAAAGTCCCGTAGAAGTGTATGCTCGATTCTTGGCTGTGGATCAGGATTCCGGTCGGGTGAGCTATCTAATTTCAAGACGAACCGGACTAAGGGTAACCGATTTAGTACAACAATTATTGCGAGTAGCAGATCCGAAAATAGCAACATTGAGAGGAAGAACTTTGCAAGGACGCGCAATGGGAAGAACAGATGTCCAG GTTCTTTCTCCAATAACCGGGCGAGTCATTGGAGCCCGTGAAGTCCGCGTTGGAAGCGATAAAGTCAGCATCAATAGACTGTTGGTACGAGTAGTTTCAGGACTACAATTATCAATATCCAGTGACAGTGCTATTGAAAATGGTTATATCGCTGAAACACCAGTAACAAGAAAGTTAACCGCTCAATATCAAGAAGGACTGCTAGATATCGATTTGGAATTCTCCGATGGGTCTAAAACACCTTTGAG AGACATATCCGTTGATGACTATTTTCTCTTAGTGGAAAGCTTGGATACAGAAGTAGTTGCATTCGCTCCTATGTTAGCATCCCATCATCCAAGAGTGATCGCTGTTGGAGAAGGTAATGGCGATTTGCTCAGAGTAACATTATTGCTATCTGAAGAATGCCGTTTAAGAAGAAACATTCCAGTATCAAAACAG AGCATAAAATCTTCGGTTGGCCCTCTAGTTAGTGCGCTAGCTTCGGTTCAAGTAGATTTTAGTATTTCTGAGATAGGTACTCGACCGGACACAGTGCAAAATGACGGTGCAGCTGGTCGCGATCGTAAACCAGGACGGGAGCTCAGTGATTTGGCTGATATTTTGATAGGGATCCCACTGAAAGACGATAATAGCCAACAACCGTCAGCGCTACAACCGTCTCGACAGCATCGTGGAGGAATACCAGGATATACAAATAATAAGAGTGTAGTTTATGCAGATGCCACATCATTAGAGATTGGAATGTACGTGCTGTTGGCGGCTTTTTGTCTAGCAATTGGTGTTTTCGTTATTTCCTGCGTTGTATATGCATCCAAATTCCGACCGGTTACGATCGATGTGACCGGTGAGGCAAGTGTACGTGATGGAATGGGCAATGCGTCTATCCTGGGTGTGAAAGGAACAGAATCCACTACAAATGCTCACGACTGGGTATGGCTGGGTCGCGCAACGGTGGATAGATCATCTAATGGCCAGGAACTGAGTGGAAATACCAGAG ATTCACGAATGCACATTATCAATAACCCTATGAGTCTAAAATATGGAGATGCAGAAGAAAGCATTGTACAGATTAACAGCTTTAATAATCCAAACCAAATGCAACTTCCATCCAGTGCCCGAGACAGTCTGATCAACTCATGTACTTATAATAAACGAGAACGAGGGAGTCGGATTAACGA tgagaATGAGAAAGCACCTCCACTTCCTCCACATGGTATCCCAGTAATAAAAGGAACAGAATACCGTCCACCAGTTCCTCCTCACAGAAGCATGGGAGTGATTGCCAACAGG CTCCAACAACCGGTCATACAAATCAGAAATTCGAGGCAACGTGTTCATACCCGACATAACCGTAACGGTGGAAGCAGTATCTCTACAACCAATCCAGCATTTGAGATTCAACTGCATGGTGCTCCATCACAACGGAATCTCTCCTTCACCCAGCAACAAATTAATGCTGCACTGTTCAACAATAATATCCCTCAGTACTCAGTCCACCCTGTTGTCCGACAATCAACAAAATCACCACATTCATTCGAAAACATgggattttctgttttaccacaGTCACAGCATTTTTCTATGGTATGCCCTTCCAATGGTAGAAATTCAGAAGAACTTCATATGGCAGAGCGCTTGGTACAGCAATGCTCACAAAAATctgttttcaaatttgatactATTAATAATGCATCAAGTAACAAAAATAAAGTCGCCTCTCTTTGTAATAATAACCTAGTAGAGGCTAATAGTATTAGGGAAGATGCACCAGTTATGGTGCAAACAACAGCCGAAATTAGTGCTCTTCCTGCGTCGAGTGACATGAGATGCTCTCAAAAAGAGAACAGTTCCAGTGAAATAAAAACGCTAGAGTCCAGTTCGGATGGTAACGGAGGCTTTGTAACACCTCCTAATGAGGAACCAGAAAATCAACTGCATCATCAGCAGAATCAGTCCATAATACCAAAGCCTCCACATCCGTTGAAGCACAACAAACCAACAGTAGTAGGAAATCCAATGTTCGCAAATACACCTGAGAGTGAGTTGGGACCTGGAGAAAGTCTTGGACTCGATGACTTAGATATGGACTATGAACAAATTATGCattattttgacaatttgaAG GAATCAAACGCCTGA